A part of Terriglobales bacterium genomic DNA contains:
- the gcvH gene encoding glycine cleavage system protein GcvH, translating into MTYPQDFKYTKEHEWIRIQGNTGVIGITDHAQESLGDIVFVELPKVGASVTAGKSFGTVESVKAVSDLYAPVSGTVAEVNEDLSKSPEKINTDAHGAWMIKVNISNPGEVNSLLSAQDYEKFVAEEVA; encoded by the coding sequence ATGACATATCCGCAGGATTTCAAATACACCAAAGAGCACGAGTGGATCAGAATCCAAGGTAACACCGGAGTCATCGGCATCACCGATCACGCCCAGGAGTCTCTGGGCGACATTGTTTTTGTGGAGCTGCCTAAAGTTGGCGCCAGCGTTACTGCGGGTAAGAGCTTCGGGACAGTGGAATCCGTAAAAGCTGTGTCGGACTTATATGCGCCGGTCTCGGGGACGGTGGCGGAGGTAAATGAGGATCTGTCGAAGTCGCCGGAAAAGATCAATACGGATGCTCACGGTGCATGGATGATAAAGGTAAACATTTCGAATCCCGGCGAGGTTAACAGCCTGCTTTCGGCGCAGGACTATGAGAAGTTCGTCGCCGAGGAGGTAGCGTAG